One Neisseria sicca genomic region harbors:
- a CDS encoding TIGR02328 family protein produces the protein MRLWHQTLIPLLPRAQLLGQHRECAALRGAGWGRPHATVNYVFTHSPDKLYLYHALIMEEMEKRGYKPDPLWKDPLYRGKAVAPYPAHNTEAADSPIYPEHDDAYLDECLENLKSKGIVL, from the coding sequence CCGCTACTCCCCCGCGCCCAGCTTTTAGGGCAACACCGCGAATGCGCCGCCCTGCGCGGAGCAGGCTGGGGCAGGCCACACGCGACGGTGAATTACGTTTTCACCCATTCGCCTGACAAACTCTATCTGTATCACGCGCTGATTATGGAAGAAATGGAAAAACGCGGCTACAAACCCGATCCGTTGTGGAAAGACCCGCTGTACCGCGGCAAAGCGGTTGCCCCTTATCCCGCACACAATACCGAAGCTGCCGATTCGCCGATTTACCCCGAACACGATGATGCTTATCTGGACGAATGTCTGGAAAATTTAAAAAGCAAAGGCATCGTGTTATAA
- the fdx gene encoding ISC system 2Fe-2S type ferredoxin, translated as MPKITVLPHAVLCPEGAVIENAPEGKTVLDVLLDHDIEVDHACEKSCACTTCHVIIRKGFDSLEEPSELEEDLLDQAWGLEADSRLSCQAVVADEDLVVEIPKYTINHAREDH; from the coding sequence ATGCCCAAAATCACCGTACTCCCACACGCCGTATTATGTCCCGAAGGCGCAGTCATCGAAAACGCACCCGAAGGCAAAACCGTCCTTGACGTACTGCTCGACCACGACATCGAAGTCGATCACGCCTGTGAAAAATCCTGTGCCTGCACCACTTGCCACGTCATCATCCGCAAAGGCTTCGACAGTTTGGAAGAGCCGAGCGAGCTGGAAGAAGACCTGCTCGACCAGGCATGGGGCTTGGAAGCCGACTCGCGCCTGAGCTGTCAGGCAGTGGTTGCCGACGAAGACTTGGTGGTGGAAATCCCCAAATACACCATCAACCACGCGCGCGAAGATCATTGA